One segment of Mesoplodon densirostris isolate mMesDen1 chromosome 6, mMesDen1 primary haplotype, whole genome shotgun sequence DNA contains the following:
- the PHF24 gene encoding PHD finger protein 24 isoform X1, whose amino-acid sequence MGVLMSKRQTVEQVQKVSLAVSAFKDGLRDRSSIRRTGELSGSHRGTAEGSVQEVQEEKEAEASTPALQEESGVNRAAWERLRDGRGVEPEEFDRTSRFTPPAFIRPTRKLDDDKPPDIRLEPREPVVNDEMCDVCEVWTAESLFPCRVCTRVFHDGCLRRVGYIQGDSAAEVTETANTETGWSCHYCNNLNLLLTEEEMYSLTETFQQCKVIPDCSLTLDDFLRYRHQTAKRGDSDRALSEEQEEQAAHQFAALDPEHRGHIEWPDFLSHESLLLLQQLRPQNSLLRLLTVKERERARATFLARGSGSTISEAECRRAQHSWFCKRPPDASSCSVSVSHVGPIADSSPASSSSKSQEKAPLPTEPESRFVDWPTFLQENVVYILAARPNSAAIHLKPPG is encoded by the exons ATGGGGGTGTTGATGTCCAAGCGGCAGACAGTGGAGCAGGTGCAGAAGGTGAGCCTGGCTGTGTCTGCCTTCAAGGATGGGCTGCGGGACAGGTCTTCCATCCGACGCACAGGTGAACTTTCGGGGTCTCACCGTGGCACGGCAGAGGGCTCTGTCCAGGAGgtgcaggaagagaaagaagcagaggcaAGCACCCCAGCACTCCAAGAAGAGAGCGGTGTCAACCGTGCCGCCTGGGAGAGGCTCCGGGATGGGCGTGGAGTGGAGCCGGAGGAGTTTGACAGGACCAGTCGTTTCACACCCCCTGCCTTCATCCGCCCCACCCGGAAGCTGGATGATGACAAGCCTCCAGATATCCGCTTGGAGCCCAGAGAGCCT GTTGTTAATGATGAGATGTGTGATGTCTGTGAGGTCTGGACAGCCGAGAGCCTCTTCCCGTGCAGGGTCTGCACCAGGGTCTTCCACGATGGCTGCCTGCGCCGCGTGGGCTACATCCAAGGAGACAGTGCCGCGGAGGTGACTGAGACGGCAAACACGGAAACAGGCTGGAGCTGCCACTACTGT AACAACCTCAACTTGCTGCTAACTGAGGAAGAAATGTACAGCCTCACAGAGACCTTTCAGCAGTGTAAAGTTATCCCCG ACTGCTCCCTGACGCTGGATGATTTCCTGCGCTACCGCCACCAAACAGCGAAGCGAGGGGACAGTGACAGGGCTCTAAGTGAGGAGCAAGAGGAGCAGGCAGCCCACCAGTTTGCAGCCCTGGACCCTGAACACCGAGGACACATAGAGTGGCCTGATTTCTTGTCCCATGAGTCCCTCCTACTTCTACAGCAATTACGTCCCCAG AACTCTCTGTTAAGGCTTCTGACAGTCAAGGAGCGGGAGCGAGCCCGGGCCACTTTCCTGGCCCGGGGCAGTGGGAGCACTATCAGTGAGGCAGAGTGCCGCCGTGCCCAGCACTCTTGGTTCTGCAAACGCCCCCCAGATGCTTCTTCCTGCAGTGTCAG CGTCAGCCATGTGGGTCCCATAGCAGACAGCAGCCCAgcgagcagcagcagcaagagtcAGGAAAAGGCCCCGCTGCCCACAGAGCCTGAGTCCAG ATTTGTGGACTGGCCTACCTTCCTGCAGGAGAATGTCGTCTACATCTTGGCTGCTCGCCCCAACAGTGCAGCCATTCACCTGAAACCCCCAGGATAG
- the PHF24 gene encoding PHD finger protein 24 isoform X2, producing the protein MGVEWSRRSLTGPVVSHPLPSSAPPGSWMMTSLQISAWSPESLVCTRVFHDGCLRRVGYIQGDSAAEVTETANTETGWSCHYCNNLNLLLTEEEMYSLTETFQQCKVIPDCSLTLDDFLRYRHQTAKRGDSDRALSEEQEEQAAHQFAALDPEHRGHIEWPDFLSHESLLLLQQLRPQNSLLRLLTVKERERARATFLARGSGSTISEAECRRAQHSWFCKRPPDASSCSVSVSHVGPIADSSPASSSSKSQEKAPLPTEPESRFVDWPTFLQENVVYILAARPNSAAIHLKPPG; encoded by the exons ATGGGCGTGGAGTGGAGCCGGAGGAGTTTGACAGGACCAGTCGTTTCACACCCCCTGCCTTCATCCGCCCCACCCGGAAGCTGGATGATGACAAGCCTCCAGATATCCGCTTGGAGCCCAGAGAGCCT GGTCTGCACCAGGGTCTTCCACGATGGCTGCCTGCGCCGCGTGGGCTACATCCAAGGAGACAGTGCCGCGGAGGTGACTGAGACGGCAAACACGGAAACAGGCTGGAGCTGCCACTACTGT AACAACCTCAACTTGCTGCTAACTGAGGAAGAAATGTACAGCCTCACAGAGACCTTTCAGCAGTGTAAAGTTATCCCCG ACTGCTCCCTGACGCTGGATGATTTCCTGCGCTACCGCCACCAAACAGCGAAGCGAGGGGACAGTGACAGGGCTCTAAGTGAGGAGCAAGAGGAGCAGGCAGCCCACCAGTTTGCAGCCCTGGACCCTGAACACCGAGGACACATAGAGTGGCCTGATTTCTTGTCCCATGAGTCCCTCCTACTTCTACAGCAATTACGTCCCCAG AACTCTCTGTTAAGGCTTCTGACAGTCAAGGAGCGGGAGCGAGCCCGGGCCACTTTCCTGGCCCGGGGCAGTGGGAGCACTATCAGTGAGGCAGAGTGCCGCCGTGCCCAGCACTCTTGGTTCTGCAAACGCCCCCCAGATGCTTCTTCCTGCAGTGTCAG CGTCAGCCATGTGGGTCCCATAGCAGACAGCAGCCCAgcgagcagcagcagcaagagtcAGGAAAAGGCCCCGCTGCCCACAGAGCCTGAGTCCAG ATTTGTGGACTGGCCTACCTTCCTGCAGGAGAATGTCGTCTACATCTTGGCTGCTCGCCCCAACAGTGCAGCCATTCACCTGAAACCCCCAGGATAG
- the DNAJB5 gene encoding dnaJ homolog subfamily B member 5: MGKDYYKILGIPSGANEDEIKKAYRKMALKYHPDKNKEPNAEEKFKEIAEAYDVLSDPKKRGLYDQYGEEGLKSGGGSSGGSSGSFHYTFHGDPHATFASFFGGSNPFDIFFASTRSTRPFSGFDPDDMDVDEDEDPFGSFGRFGFNGLSRGPRRAPEPLYSRRKVQDPPVVHELRVSLEEIYHGSTKRMKITRRRLNPDGRTVRTEDKILHIVIKRGWKEGTKITFPKEGDATPDNIPADIVFVLKDKPHAHFRRDGTNVLYSALISLKEALCGCTVNIPTIDGRVIPLPCNDVIKPGTVKRLRGEGLPFPKVPTQRGDLIVEFKVRFPDRLTPQTRQILKQHLPCS; encoded by the exons ATGGGAAAGGATTACTACAAGATTCTTGGGATCCCCTCGGGAGCCAATGAGGATGAGATCAAGAAAGCCTATCGGAAGATGGCCTTGAAGTACCACCCAGATAAGAACAAAGAACCCAACGCTGAGGAGAAGTTTAAGGAGATCGCAGAGGCCTATGATGTCCTGAGTGACCCTAAGAAACGGGGCCTGTATGACCAGTATGGGGAGGAAG GCCTGAAGAGCGGCGGCGGTTCATCCGGGGGCTCCAGTGGCTCCTTTCACTACACCTTTCATGGGGACCCCCACGCCACATTTGCCTCCTTCTTTGGCGGCTCCAACCCCTTCGATATCTTCTTTGCCAGCACTCGCTCCACTCGTCCCTTCAGTGGCTTTGACCCAGACGACATGGACGTGGATGAAGATGAGGACCCATTTGGCTCCTTTGGCCGCTTTGGGTTCAATGGGCTGAGTAGGGGTCCAAGGCGAGCCCCAGAACCACTGTACTCTCGGCGCAAGGTGCAGGACCCACCTGTGGTGCATGAGCTGAGGGTGTCCCTGGAGGAAATCTACCACGGCTCCACCAAACGCATGAAGATCACAAGGCGGCGCCTCAACCCTGACGGGCGAACTGTACGCACCGAGGACAAGATCCTGCACATTGTCATCAAGCGTGGCTGGAAGGAAGGCACCAAGATCACCTTCCCCAAAGAGGGCGATGCCACACCTGACAACATCCCTGCTGACATCGTCTTTGTGCTCAAAGACAAGCCCCATGCACACTTCCGCCGAGATGGCACCAACGTGCTGTACAGTGCCCTGATCAGCCTCAAGGAG GCACTGTGTGGCTGTACCGTGAACATTCCCACCATTGATGGCCGAGTGATCCCTTTGCCCTGCAATGATGTCATCAAGCCAGGCACCGTGAAGAGACTCCGTGGGGAGGGCCTTCCCTTCCCCAAGGTGCCCACCCAGCGGGGAGACCTCATTGTTGAGTTCAAAGTTCGCTTCCCAGATAGATTAACACCACAGACAAGACAGATCCTTAAGCAGCACTTACCATGCTCCTAG